One Nocardioidaceae bacterium SCSIO 66511 genomic window carries:
- a CDS encoding response regulator transcription factor, which produces MSRILIVEDEPRIASFLAKGLKADGFTTTVAEDGITGLDYALTGEFDLIVLDIGLPGMDGYEVLRRLQTERATLPVIVLTARDSVSDTVAALEGGAADYMPKPFRFDELRARVRLRLRETSAAATVDDELTAGPIRLDLRTREATVDGELVELSAREFKLAEVFLRNSGQVLSREQLLSHVWGYDFDPGSNVVDVYVGYLRKKLGSDAIVTVRGMGYRLDPGER; this is translated from the coding sequence ATGAGCCGGATCCTGATCGTCGAGGACGAACCCCGCATCGCGTCCTTCCTCGCGAAGGGCCTCAAGGCCGACGGTTTCACGACGACCGTCGCGGAAGACGGCATCACCGGGCTCGACTACGCGCTCACGGGCGAGTTCGACCTGATCGTGCTCGATATCGGGCTCCCGGGGATGGACGGCTACGAGGTGCTTCGCCGGCTACAGACCGAACGCGCGACGCTGCCGGTCATCGTGCTGACGGCGCGCGACTCGGTGAGCGACACGGTCGCAGCGCTCGAGGGGGGCGCCGCCGACTACATGCCGAAGCCGTTCCGCTTCGATGAGCTTCGGGCCCGCGTACGTCTGCGGTTGCGCGAGACAAGCGCCGCGGCGACCGTCGACGACGAACTGACGGCCGGCCCGATCCGCCTCGATCTTCGTACTCGCGAGGCGACGGTCGACGGCGAACTGGTGGAGCTCTCGGCGCGGGAGTTCAAGCTGGCCGAGGTGTTCCTGCGCAACTCGGGTCAGGTGCTCTCCCGTGAGCAGCTGCTGTCGCATGTGTGGGGATACGACTTCGACCCCGGCTCCAACGTCGTCGACGTGTACGTCGGCTACCTACGCAAGAAGCTCGGCAGCGACGCGATCGTGACGGTGCGCGGGATGGGTTACCGCCTCGACCCCGGTGAACGCTGA
- a CDS encoding phosphatidylserine/phosphatidylglycerophosphate/cardiolipin synthase family protein, which translates to MSTGHNSRRRSAIRALRKAFRRGLLAMFVTQLAIIISLIGIDNWRKRIRPRKVRFPRTAPADIEVGSSQATTFTYGEDLYDDMLASIRAAKSRILFESYIWKGDEVGREFKQALIEASERGVEVHVIYDGFANLVVPRSFLSFPPAIHVLRYPLFRPGLLMLNVRKSGRDHRKILVVDGEIAYVGGYNIGATYATDWRDTHIKFRGPSAWDFENAFVDFWNMQRADGLPLLADEGARTWEPHIRTHRNVPGLLVFPIRGMYLEAIDRAREHIYITQAYFIPDREILAALLAAARRGVDVRVLVPETSNHVVADWMSRGFYSTLLRGGISIWLYENAMVHAKTATIDGKWTTIGTANIDRLSLTGNYEINVEVFDEGLAEQMEKVFFADSSNARRLSIEEWDRRAIAAKFSETVLAPLRPLL; encoded by the coding sequence ATGTCAACGGGGCACAACTCACGCAGACGCAGCGCGATCCGCGCGTTGCGAAAGGCATTCCGGCGCGGTCTGCTGGCGATGTTCGTCACCCAGCTCGCCATCATCATCTCGCTCATCGGAATCGACAACTGGCGTAAGCGCATCCGGCCGCGCAAGGTGCGTTTTCCCAGGACCGCACCCGCCGACATCGAGGTCGGTAGCTCCCAAGCCACCACGTTCACCTACGGCGAGGATCTGTACGACGACATGCTCGCGTCGATCCGCGCCGCCAAGAGCCGGATCCTGTTCGAGTCGTACATCTGGAAAGGCGACGAGGTCGGCCGCGAGTTCAAACAAGCGCTGATCGAGGCGTCCGAACGCGGAGTCGAGGTCCACGTGATCTACGACGGGTTTGCCAACCTCGTCGTTCCCCGTTCGTTCCTCTCCTTTCCGCCGGCGATCCACGTACTGCGCTATCCGCTGTTCCGCCCCGGCCTGTTGATGTTGAACGTACGAAAGTCCGGCCGCGACCACCGCAAGATCCTCGTCGTCGACGGCGAGATCGCGTACGTGGGCGGCTACAACATCGGGGCGACGTACGCGACCGACTGGCGCGACACGCATATCAAGTTCCGCGGGCCTTCGGCGTGGGACTTCGAGAACGCCTTCGTCGACTTCTGGAACATGCAGCGCGCCGACGGGCTGCCGCTGCTCGCCGATGAAGGTGCGCGTACGTGGGAGCCGCACATCCGTACGCATCGCAATGTGCCCGGTTTGCTGGTCTTCCCGATCCGCGGGATGTACCTCGAGGCGATCGACCGAGCGCGCGAGCACATCTACATCACCCAGGCGTACTTCATCCCCGATCGCGAGATCCTCGCGGCGCTGCTGGCGGCGGCCCGGCGCGGGGTCGACGTGCGGGTACTCGTACCCGAGACGTCCAACCACGTCGTCGCAGACTGGATGTCGCGGGGGTTCTACTCGACCTTGCTGCGCGGGGGCATCTCGATCTGGCTGTACGAGAATGCGATGGTGCACGCGAAGACCGCGACGATCGACGGCAAGTGGACCACGATCGGCACGGCGAACATCGACCGGTTGAGCCTCACGGGCAACTACGAGATCAACGTCGAGGTGTTCGACGAGGGCCTTGCCGAGCAGATGGAGAAGGTGTTCTTCGCCGACAGCTCGAACGCTCGGCGGCTGTCGATCGAGGAGTGGGACCGCCGCGCGATCGCGGCGAAGTTCAGCGAAACCGTGCTCGCACCGTTGCGCCCACTGCTGTAA
- the rbfA gene encoding 30S ribosome-binding factor RbfA: MSSPRVRKIADRIKVVVAEMLERRIKDPRLGFATVTDVRVTGDAQHATVFYSVLGGAEEIDGTAAALASATGLIRSEVGKQLGIRHTPSIEFILDGVPENARQIEDLLTKAKQSDAEVARKAASASYAGEADPYKKRDDELDV; the protein is encoded by the coding sequence ATGAGTTCGCCGCGCGTACGCAAGATCGCCGACCGCATCAAGGTCGTCGTCGCCGAGATGCTCGAGCGCCGAATCAAGGATCCACGCCTGGGTTTCGCGACGGTGACCGACGTACGCGTGACCGGTGACGCCCAGCATGCGACTGTCTTCTACTCCGTCCTCGGCGGCGCCGAAGAGATCGACGGTACGGCCGCCGCGCTCGCCAGTGCGACCGGTCTGATCCGTTCCGAGGTCGGTAAGCAGCTCGGCATCCGGCACACGCCGTCGATCGAGTTCATCCTCGACGGTGTGCCCGAGAACGCCCGACAGATCGAAGATCTGCTCACCAAGGCCAAGCAGTCCGACGCCGAGGTTGCGCGCAAGGCAGCGTCCGCGTCGTACGCAGGCGAGGCGGACCCGTACAAGAAGCGCGACGACGAGCTCGACGTCTGA
- a CDS encoding calcium-binding protein, whose protein sequence is MLDNLQARPRIRGVVVLLALIGLVTALGSARSAAVGEPSGSEHSQYRCHGKQPTIFGTKKADNLRGTKGRDVIAGFGGNDKIRGLGGNDIICGDRGADTLIGGRGNDRLYGQQDGFGEDYGDWFTGDRLSGGPGNDVMVGGGKWGADRVTYHGSKRSVRVNLPRGTASGQGQDRLRGIKVAIGSRYDDTITVGGDHASGVGAAGNDTLRIKSGPKNRTEGTAEKPWTCYLWGGRGRDRLVGSAGNDYLFGDSGKDVVVGRRGDDVIGWAHETSDDLLRGGPGADILRNGKGDARIVGGRGADTLFGGPGNDALLGGPGSDTVSYGRPYPSVLDHPVKVNLNRGRADAGEYGRHRLTGIENIRGSSHRDTLIGDDGSNRIRGGDGRDLVKGLGGNDSLDGGPGRDRGNGGAGTDTCKRFETVTACEN, encoded by the coding sequence ATGCTCGACAACCTGCAGGCTCGGCCGCGAATCCGCGGCGTCGTCGTACTGCTCGCACTCATCGGACTCGTCACCGCACTCGGTTCGGCGAGGTCGGCGGCAGTAGGCGAGCCGTCCGGTTCGGAGCACTCGCAATACCGCTGCCACGGCAAGCAGCCGACGATCTTCGGCACCAAGAAGGCAGACAACCTCCGTGGTACGAAGGGCCGCGACGTGATCGCCGGCTTCGGGGGTAACGACAAGATCCGCGGTCTCGGCGGCAACGACATCATCTGCGGTGACCGGGGTGCCGACACCCTGATCGGCGGCCGGGGCAACGACCGGCTGTACGGCCAGCAGGACGGATTCGGGGAGGACTACGGGGACTGGTTCACCGGCGATCGACTTTCCGGCGGGCCAGGAAATGACGTCATGGTCGGTGGCGGCAAGTGGGGCGCCGATCGAGTGACGTACCACGGCTCCAAGCGCTCGGTACGAGTGAACCTGCCACGCGGCACCGCTTCGGGCCAGGGCCAGGACCGACTGCGCGGTATCAAGGTCGCGATCGGTAGCCGGTACGACGACACGATCACCGTCGGAGGAGACCACGCCTCCGGAGTCGGCGCTGCAGGCAACGACACCCTGCGGATCAAATCGGGCCCGAAGAATCGCACCGAGGGAACGGCCGAGAAGCCCTGGACCTGCTATCTCTGGGGCGGGCGAGGCCGAGATCGACTCGTCGGAAGTGCTGGAAACGACTACCTGTTCGGCGACTCCGGTAAGGACGTAGTCGTCGGCCGCCGAGGAGACGACGTGATCGGCTGGGCACATGAGACCTCGGACGACCTCCTGCGTGGAGGGCCCGGCGCCGACATATTGCGCAACGGCAAGGGAGACGCGCGAATCGTCGGCGGACGAGGCGCCGACACCCTGTTCGGTGGGCCCGGGAACGACGCCCTGCTCGGCGGACCCGGATCAGATACGGTTTCGTACGGGCGGCCGTACCCGAGCGTTCTCGACCATCCGGTCAAGGTGAACCTGAACCGCGGCCGCGCGGACGCCGGTGAATACGGACGCCACCGATTGACCGGAATCGAGAACATCCGCGGGTCGTCACACCGGGACACGCTCATCGGAGACGACGGCTCGAACAGGATCAGGGGCGGCGATGGCCGCGATCTGGTCAAGGGCCTGGGCGGCAACGACTCACTCGACGGCGGACCCGGGCGAGACCGCGGAAACGGGGGCGCGGGTACCGACACGTGCAAGAGATTCGAGACGGTGACCGCCTGCGAGAACTAG
- a CDS encoding serine/threonine protein kinase has protein sequence MSDSEWGFEPGDQIVPDLIAQNLLGGGEAYEAYLAFDEVLFTPVVVKVVRPDQVDSESTLRGLRREIAALDRLEHPAVVRYFHADADYERPYVALENIDGPNLSSLIRRHGALPVQQLLPLGLELASALHYLRQRDVVHLDVKPSNVIMGAPARLIDLSVARSEQAAAELTYPIGTDDYMAPEQADPQNSGTPGFASDMWGLGATMFHAAAGYRAFDVGSGDDDAPVEQRFRQLVDDPYDFPESVDPVVAKLILPCLEQNPTNRPTPREFAEALEPLLAAMPKARLSGFKVSLTR, from the coding sequence ATGAGCGACAGTGAGTGGGGCTTCGAGCCCGGCGACCAGATCGTGCCGGATCTGATCGCGCAGAACCTGCTCGGCGGCGGCGAGGCGTACGAGGCGTACCTCGCGTTCGACGAGGTGCTCTTCACGCCCGTCGTCGTCAAGGTCGTACGCCCCGATCAGGTCGACAGCGAGTCGACGTTGCGCGGGCTGCGGCGAGAGATCGCTGCATTGGATCGGCTCGAGCATCCGGCGGTCGTACGGTACTTCCACGCCGACGCCGACTACGAGCGCCCGTACGTCGCGCTGGAGAACATCGACGGTCCGAACCTGTCGTCGCTGATCCGCCGGCACGGCGCGTTGCCGGTGCAGCAACTGCTCCCGCTCGGGCTCGAGCTCGCGTCTGCGCTGCATTACCTGCGGCAGCGCGACGTCGTACACCTCGATGTGAAGCCCAGCAACGTGATCATGGGCGCGCCCGCGCGGTTGATCGACCTGAGCGTCGCCCGCTCCGAGCAGGCGGCGGCGGAGCTGACGTACCCCATCGGCACCGACGACTACATGGCTCCCGAACAAGCCGACCCACAGAACTCCGGTACGCCCGGTTTTGCATCCGATATGTGGGGTCTCGGCGCGACGATGTTCCACGCTGCCGCCGGATACCGCGCGTTCGACGTCGGGTCGGGCGACGACGATGCGCCGGTCGAGCAGCGCTTCCGGCAGCTGGTCGACGATCCGTACGACTTTCCTGAATCAGTCGACCCCGTCGTCGCCAAGCTCATCTTGCCGTGCCTTGAACAGAACCCCACGAATCGCCCGACGCCGCGTGAGTTCGCCGAGGCGCTCGAACCGCTGCTCGCGGCGATGCCGAAGGCCCGGCTGTCCGGTTTCAAGGTCTCCCTCACCCGCTGA
- the truB gene encoding tRNA pseudouridine(55) synthase TruB has protein sequence MADGLVIVDKPAGWTSHDVVARVRRLAGTRKVGHAGTLDPMATGVLVLGVNRATRLLGHLMLTRKEYAATARLGATTNTDDAEGELEQETDAAGIEVADVELALAPLRGAIEQVPSTVSAIKVDGKRAYARARAGEEVALASRTVHVDRLEIVDSRRTPPYLDVDLEVSCSSGTYVRALARDLGAALGVGGHLTALRRTRVGPFGLDDARTLDALADDFAVLDIGAAARAAFESVTLDDEVARMVRHGRPLPDLVLGGGAPVAMFAPDDTFLALYEQRGETARPVAVFV, from the coding sequence ATGGCCGATGGGCTCGTGATCGTCGACAAGCCTGCGGGCTGGACCTCACATGACGTCGTCGCGCGGGTACGCCGCCTCGCCGGCACCCGCAAGGTGGGGCATGCCGGCACCCTCGACCCGATGGCGACCGGCGTGCTGGTCCTCGGCGTCAATCGGGCGACCCGTCTGCTCGGTCACCTGATGCTGACGCGCAAGGAGTACGCCGCGACCGCACGGCTCGGCGCGACGACGAACACCGACGACGCCGAAGGCGAGCTCGAGCAGGAGACGGACGCAGCCGGCATCGAAGTCGCCGATGTCGAGCTGGCACTCGCGCCCCTACGCGGCGCGATCGAGCAGGTGCCGTCGACAGTGTCGGCGATCAAGGTCGACGGTAAGCGGGCGTACGCACGCGCTCGCGCCGGCGAAGAGGTCGCGCTGGCGTCGCGCACCGTGCACGTCGACCGCCTTGAGATCGTCGACTCCCGCCGAACCCCGCCGTACCTCGACGTCGATCTCGAGGTCAGCTGCTCGAGCGGTACGTACGTCCGTGCGCTCGCCCGAGACCTGGGAGCAGCACTTGGCGTCGGCGGCCATCTGACGGCGCTGCGGCGCACCCGCGTCGGCCCATTCGGACTCGACGACGCACGCACCCTCGACGCCCTTGCCGACGACTTCGCGGTGCTCGACATAGGCGCCGCAGCTCGGGCGGCCTTCGAGTCGGTGACCCTCGATGATGAGGTCGCGCGCATGGTGCGCCACGGGCGTCCGCTGCCCGATCTGGTGCTCGGCGGCGGCGCGCCGGTAGCGATGTTCGCACCCGACGATACGTTCCTCGCGTTGTACGAACAAAGAGGCGAGACTGCCCGACCGGTTGCCGTGTTCGTCTGA
- a CDS encoding HAMP domain-containing histidine kinase, whose translation MSRLKTLTVRARITIVVALLTALALVLAGVSAYVVEMRRLDREVTASMEQEVEEFKTLASRGEDPATGKRFTSIYRLMETFMSRNVPEGNEMIFATLSGHQGRYLGGPGLRDEARPFGERAEFKDTVARLTRAGGGTETIDSPLGRAIVMVQPASDADEEGAFVVVHLIDRERGELYDVMRTFGIVAGIAWLIVTLIAFALTGRLLRPVRRMQSTAQQIAQGDLSRRMEVMGNNDLTELTVTVNDMLDRIEWAFQTQRQLLDDAGHELRTPLTVLQGHLELTDPNDAAEIEQTRELLLDEIARMTRLVEDILMLAKSQRPDFIQPSDADLKDLIGSVLEKCRALGERNWKIDACPDASVRLDGQRITQALLQLAHNAVRHTEDDDLIAIGARLRDGSAEFWVRDTGPGIAPEDRDRIFQRFRRGSDTTRDDGFGLGLSIVSAIAEAHGGYVQLDDPPIGATLRIVVPIDANARD comes from the coding sequence ATGAGCAGACTCAAGACGCTGACGGTGCGCGCACGCATCACGATCGTCGTCGCACTGCTCACCGCGCTCGCGCTCGTACTCGCCGGTGTGTCCGCGTATGTGGTGGAGATGCGTCGTCTCGACCGTGAGGTCACGGCGTCGATGGAGCAGGAGGTCGAGGAGTTCAAGACTCTGGCGAGCCGCGGCGAGGACCCGGCGACCGGTAAGCGGTTCACCAGCATCTACCGGCTGATGGAGACCTTCATGTCTCGCAATGTGCCGGAGGGCAACGAGATGATCTTCGCGACGCTGTCGGGCCATCAAGGCCGTTACCTCGGCGGGCCCGGTCTGCGCGACGAGGCCAGGCCCTTCGGCGAGCGAGCCGAGTTCAAGGACACGGTCGCACGGCTCACTCGCGCGGGCGGCGGCACCGAGACCATCGACAGCCCGCTGGGCAGGGCGATCGTGATGGTCCAACCGGCGAGCGACGCAGACGAGGAGGGCGCGTTCGTCGTCGTCCACCTCATCGACCGCGAACGCGGCGAGCTGTACGACGTGATGCGTACGTTCGGCATCGTCGCCGGCATCGCGTGGCTGATCGTCACGCTGATCGCGTTCGCGCTGACCGGTCGCCTGCTGCGACCCGTGCGCCGGATGCAGTCCACCGCGCAGCAGATCGCCCAGGGAGACCTGTCGAGGCGGATGGAGGTCATGGGCAACAACGACCTCACCGAGCTGACCGTCACGGTCAACGACATGCTGGACCGGATCGAGTGGGCGTTCCAGACCCAACGACAGCTGCTCGACGACGCCGGCCACGAGCTGCGTACGCCGTTGACCGTCCTGCAAGGCCACCTCGAGCTCACCGATCCGAACGACGCCGCCGAGATCGAGCAGACCCGTGAGCTGCTGCTCGACGAGATCGCCCGGATGACCCGCCTGGTCGAAGACATCCTGATGCTGGCGAAGTCTCAGCGACCCGATTTCATCCAGCCGAGCGATGCCGATCTGAAGGACCTCATAGGCAGTGTCCTCGAGAAGTGCCGTGCGCTGGGCGAACGCAACTGGAAGATCGATGCCTGCCCCGACGCATCGGTGCGCCTCGACGGCCAACGCATCACCCAAGCGCTACTGCAGCTTGCGCACAACGCCGTACGCCACACCGAAGACGACGACCTGATCGCGATCGGTGCCCGCCTACGCGACGGGAGTGCGGAGTTCTGGGTACGCGATACGGGTCCCGGCATCGCGCCGGAGGACCGCGACCGGATCTTCCAGCGGTTCCGCCGCGGCAGTGACACCACCCGCGACGACGGATTCGGCCTCGGCCTGTCGATCGTCTCGGCCATCGCGGAGGCGCATGGCGGGTACGTACAGCTCGACGACCCGCCCATCGGCGCCACCTTGCGAATCGTCGTACCCATCGATGCGAATGCGAGAGATTGA
- the infB gene encoding translation initiation factor IF-2 yields MAKVRVYELAKEFGVESKVVLSTLSDMGEFVRSASSTVEAPVVRRLSEQYGDKLREQGAAKAAKKSASKKPAKKAEKPAETSESAESSQAAPSAEESAAPKVEAEAPATAAETATEAPTPAKKRAVPSPGPVRKKAAPEPEPEQPAAEETAPAPEPKADEPPAPEAPKPDARPGGAPRPGPRPGPSGRSGSGGSGGSVRPGNNPFSSTHGMQRPGRPSPGNMPPRPPASRDGGGSGGRTERGERSGGRGGDRPSGMPRPNPAMMPKQSSKSLGSPGGGRGRGGPGGGRGRGGPGGGGAPGGGGRPGAPAGGRPGFGGRGRGGRGGTQGAFGRPGGPTRRGRKSKRAKRQEFDNMQAPSVGGVRVRKGDGETIRLARGASLTDFADKAGVDAASLVQVLFGLGEMVTATQSVNDETLQLLGEELNYDVQVVSPEDEDRELLESFDLEFGEDTGSDDDMAPRPPVVTVMGHVDHGKTKLLDALRNADVVDKEAGGITQHIGAYQVATEVDENERRISFIDTPGHEAFTAMRARGAQATDIAVLVVAADDGVMPQTVEALNHAKAADVPIVVAVNKIDKPEADPSKVRGQLTEYGLVPEEYGGDTMFVDVSAKGGLGLDDLLESIVLTADAALDLRANPDQKAEGTTIEGHLDRGRGPVATVLVQRGTLRVGDSVVVGPAYGRVRAMLDEHGENVEEATPSRPVLVLGLTAVPGAGDNFMVVADDRIARQIAEKREARERNAMLAQRTGRRTLEDFMSSMEKGVSDELLLILKGDGSGSVEALEEALSKIDVGDDVRLRVIDRGVGAITETNVMLAAASDAIIIGFNVRPQGKATEVADREGVEIRYYSVIYQATDEIEAALKGMLKPEYEEAALGQAEIREIFRSSKIGNIAGCMVTDGVIRRNAKARLLRDGAVVKDNVELSSLKRFKDDASEVREGFECGLTLRGFNDIKVGDIVESFEMREIPRS; encoded by the coding sequence GTGGCTAAGGTCCGAGTCTACGAACTCGCCAAGGAGTTCGGAGTCGAAAGCAAAGTCGTCCTGTCGACGCTGAGTGACATGGGCGAGTTCGTACGTTCTGCGTCGTCGACGGTCGAAGCACCGGTCGTACGTCGCCTCAGCGAGCAGTACGGCGACAAGCTGCGCGAGCAAGGCGCCGCGAAGGCCGCGAAGAAGAGCGCGTCGAAGAAGCCGGCCAAGAAGGCGGAGAAGCCCGCAGAGACTTCTGAGTCTGCGGAGTCCTCGCAGGCCGCGCCTTCCGCGGAGGAGTCGGCCGCGCCGAAGGTCGAGGCCGAGGCGCCGGCGACCGCCGCGGAGACCGCGACGGAGGCGCCGACCCCCGCCAAGAAGCGCGCCGTACCCAGCCCCGGCCCGGTTCGCAAGAAGGCGGCGCCGGAGCCCGAGCCCGAGCAGCCGGCCGCGGAGGAGACCGCACCGGCCCCGGAGCCGAAGGCGGACGAGCCCCCGGCACCCGAGGCGCCCAAGCCCGACGCACGTCCGGGTGGCGCACCGCGTCCGGGTCCGCGTCCCGGCCCGAGCGGGCGCAGTGGGAGCGGCGGGAGCGGCGGTTCCGTACGCCCCGGCAACAACCCGTTCTCGTCGACGCACGGCATGCAGCGTCCCGGTCGGCCGTCACCCGGCAACATGCCCCCGCGGCCGCCGGCCTCGCGAGATGGCGGCGGCAGCGGCGGACGAACCGAGCGCGGTGAGCGCAGCGGCGGTCGCGGCGGCGATCGGCCGAGCGGGATGCCGCGTCCGAACCCCGCGATGATGCCCAAGCAGTCATCGAAGTCGCTCGGCAGCCCCGGCGGCGGTCGCGGTCGCGGTGGCCCCGGTGGGGGGCGCGGTCGCGGTGGCCCCGGTGGCGGCGGTGCACCCGGCGGCGGCGGTCGTCCCGGCGCACCTGCAGGTGGGCGTCCGGGCTTCGGCGGTCGCGGTCGTGGCGGTCGCGGTGGTACGCAGGGTGCGTTCGGTCGTCCCGGCGGCCCGACCCGGCGCGGACGCAAGAGCAAGCGCGCGAAGCGTCAAGAGTTCGACAACATGCAGGCACCCTCGGTCGGAGGTGTGCGCGTACGCAAGGGCGACGGTGAGACGATCCGGCTCGCCCGGGGCGCCTCGCTGACCGACTTCGCCGATAAGGCCGGAGTCGACGCCGCATCGCTGGTCCAGGTGCTGTTCGGCCTGGGCGAGATGGTGACTGCAACCCAGTCCGTCAACGACGAGACGCTGCAGCTGTTGGGCGAGGAGCTCAACTACGACGTGCAGGTCGTCTCGCCGGAGGACGAAGACCGCGAGCTGCTCGAGTCGTTCGACCTCGAGTTCGGCGAAGACACCGGAAGCGACGACGACATGGCACCGCGTCCGCCGGTCGTGACCGTCATGGGTCACGTCGATCACGGTAAGACCAAGCTCCTCGACGCGCTTCGCAACGCCGACGTCGTCGACAAGGAGGCCGGTGGCATCACCCAGCACATCGGCGCGTACCAGGTCGCGACCGAGGTCGACGAGAACGAACGACGGATCAGCTTCATCGATACGCCGGGTCACGAGGCGTTCACGGCGATGCGTGCTCGTGGTGCGCAGGCCACCGATATCGCGGTCCTGGTCGTTGCGGCCGATGACGGCGTCATGCCGCAGACGGTCGAGGCGCTCAACCACGCCAAGGCGGCCGATGTGCCGATCGTCGTCGCGGTCAACAAGATCGACAAGCCGGAAGCCGACCCGAGCAAGGTCCGCGGCCAGCTCACCGAGTACGGCCTCGTACCCGAGGAGTACGGCGGCGACACCATGTTCGTCGACGTGTCGGCCAAGGGCGGGCTCGGTCTCGACGATCTGCTCGAGTCGATCGTGCTCACCGCCGATGCTGCGCTCGATCTGCGGGCGAACCCCGATCAGAAGGCCGAGGGCACGACGATCGAGGGTCACCTCGACCGCGGCCGCGGCCCGGTGGCAACGGTGCTCGTCCAGCGCGGCACGCTGCGCGTCGGTGACTCCGTTGTCGTCGGCCCGGCGTACGGCCGGGTGCGCGCGATGCTCGATGAGCACGGCGAGAACGTCGAAGAGGCGACGCCGTCGCGTCCGGTCCTCGTCCTGGGCCTGACGGCAGTGCCGGGCGCGGGCGACAACTTCATGGTCGTCGCCGATGACCGGATCGCTCGCCAGATCGCCGAGAAGCGTGAAGCGCGTGAGCGCAACGCGATGCTCGCGCAGCGCACCGGCCGTCGTACGCTCGAGGACTTCATGTCCAGCATGGAGAAGGGCGTATCCGACGAACTGCTGCTCATCCTCAAGGGTGACGGCTCGGGTTCGGTCGAGGCGCTCGAGGAAGCCCTGAGCAAGATCGACGTCGGCGACGACGTACGGCTGCGGGTCATCGACCGCGGTGTCGGTGCGATCACCGAGACCAACGTCATGCTGGCCGCCGCATCCGATGCGATCATCATCGGCTTCAACGTGCGTCCGCAGGGCAAGGCGACCGAGGTCGCAGACCGCGAGGGTGTCGAGATCCGCTACTACTCGGTGATTTACCAGGCCACCGATGAGATCGAGGCGGCGCTCAAGGGCATGCTCAAGCCGGAGTACGAGGAGGCCGCGCTCGGCCAGGCGGAGATCCGCGAGATCTTCCGTTCCTCGAAGATCGGCAACATCGCGGGCTGCATGGTCACCGACGGCGTCATCCGGCGCAACGCCAAGGCTCGACTGCTCCGCGACGGCGCGGTCGTCAAGGACAACGTCGAGCTGTCCAGTCTGAAGCGGTTCAAGGACGACGCATCCGAGGTCCGCGAGGGCTTCGAATGCGGTCTGACCTTGCGCGGTTTCAACGACATCAAGGTCGGCGACATCGTCGAGAGCTTCGAGATGCGGGAGATCCCGCGGAGCTGA